Proteins found in one Terribacillus sp. DMT04 genomic segment:
- a CDS encoding replication initiation and membrane attachment family protein gives MKSQHIGKLLPADGYQIRMKRSLHDGYSVALTHLYQPLLGLRAVTLYQTMVNDYVMHGGMYAPKTHHLLMTLLDMPMDQLYEARLQLEAIGLIRTYKQQGEQRVFTYDVYPPFTPAAFFADDMLSQLLYHQLGESRYKDMQQALVAAEELPDAAEEITASFEAVFSADKLAKQGVLPMKAPAAPVAQENSGPSFETDVVDFEWLRQSLKQRMLNPEAVLTPRNQKLLESMAVLYNLTSLDLDKAMQWAVSEDNVLNPAEFKSACHDLFLARPKTAEVKVMELTQKDAKQEVQATSKQEKLVHMLETISPKQLLEDISGNGTAAASDLKVIRDVMAEQGMAPGIMNVLVYYVLLKSDMKLSKAYMEKIAAHWARKKVSTVREAMEIAKSSNQPWNATANNNNVKQPAARRKNGGRSEIVPEWFDQKGKAEAPSTTAVPDADVAEMLKQFNANKRGV, from the coding sequence ATGAAAAGTCAGCATATCGGGAAACTGCTGCCAGCTGACGGGTATCAGATCCGGATGAAAAGATCCCTTCATGATGGATATTCGGTTGCCTTAACGCATTTGTATCAGCCGCTGCTAGGGTTAAGGGCTGTTACTTTATACCAAACAATGGTGAATGACTATGTGATGCATGGCGGCATGTACGCTCCAAAGACTCATCATTTGTTAATGACATTGCTGGATATGCCGATGGACCAATTATACGAAGCGAGGCTGCAGCTGGAAGCGATTGGCCTTATCCGAACGTATAAACAGCAGGGAGAGCAGCGCGTGTTTACCTACGACGTGTATCCGCCGTTTACACCAGCTGCCTTTTTTGCTGATGATATGCTTTCGCAGCTGCTTTATCATCAATTGGGCGAAAGCCGTTATAAGGACATGCAGCAAGCCTTAGTAGCCGCAGAAGAGCTGCCTGACGCAGCGGAGGAGATTACAGCATCATTTGAAGCTGTGTTTTCTGCGGACAAGCTGGCTAAACAAGGTGTGCTCCCGATGAAAGCTCCCGCTGCACCAGTCGCGCAAGAGAATTCTGGTCCTTCCTTTGAGACGGACGTCGTAGATTTTGAGTGGCTGCGTCAATCGCTCAAGCAGCGGATGCTGAATCCGGAAGCGGTTCTGACACCTCGTAATCAAAAACTGCTCGAATCAATGGCCGTGCTTTATAACCTTACTTCGCTCGATTTAGACAAAGCGATGCAATGGGCTGTTTCGGAAGACAATGTGCTTAATCCGGCTGAATTTAAATCGGCTTGTCACGATCTGTTTTTAGCACGACCGAAGACAGCAGAAGTAAAAGTAATGGAGCTTACCCAGAAGGATGCCAAACAAGAAGTGCAGGCAACTTCCAAGCAAGAGAAGCTTGTGCACATGCTGGAGACAATATCGCCAAAACAGCTGTTAGAAGATATTTCAGGCAACGGAACAGCAGCAGCGTCTGACTTGAAAGTTATCCGGGACGTAATGGCAGAGCAAGGCATGGCGCCAGGAATTATGAATGTGCTCGTTTATTACGTGCTGCTGAAATCAGATATGAAATTATCAAAAGCGTACATGGAGAAAATTGCCGCACATTGGGCGCGAAAAAAGGTAAGCACAGTAAGAGAGGCAATGGAGATTGCCAAGAGCAGCAATCAGCCATGGAACGCGACAGCTAACAATAACAATGTGAAGCAGCCAGCAGCAAGGCGGAAAAACGGAGGCCGGTCCGAGATTGTGCCGGAATGGTTTGATCAGAAAGGCAAAGCAGAAGCACCGAGCACGACGGCTGTACCAGATGCGGATGTTGCAGAAATGCTCAAACAGTTTAATGCCAATAAGCGTGGCGTTTAA
- the nrdR gene encoding transcriptional regulator NrdR, translating into MKCPNCQYKSTKVLDSRPIEEGRSIRRRRECEECAFRFTTFERIEATPLIVVKKEGTREEFSKEKLMRGLIKACEKRPVALEQIEHIVLEVEKELRNGGTSEIQSKEIGEMVMERLSDVDEVAYVRFASVYRQFKDLSVFLEELKDLIKTDK; encoded by the coding sequence ATGAAATGTCCAAACTGCCAATATAAAAGTACAAAGGTATTAGATTCCCGTCCCATAGAAGAAGGACGTTCCATCCGGCGCCGCCGGGAATGTGAAGAATGCGCCTTTCGTTTCACTACATTTGAGCGGATTGAAGCCACGCCGCTGATTGTTGTGAAAAAGGAAGGGACAAGGGAAGAATTTAGCAAAGAGAAGCTTATGCGCGGACTAATCAAAGCTTGTGAGAAGCGTCCTGTAGCGCTGGAGCAGATTGAACATATCGTTTTGGAAGTTGAAAAAGAATTACGCAATGGCGGTACCTCGGAAATACAGAGCAAGGAAATCGGTGAAATGGTCATGGAGCGTCTGTCTGATGTGGACGAAGTCGCTTATGTTCGCTTTGCCTCTGTATACCGGCAATTCAAGGATCTCAGTGTCTTCCTGGAAGAATTGAAAGACTTGATTAAAACCGATAAATAA
- the fabF gene encoding beta-ketoacyl-ACP synthase II, with translation MNRRVVVTGYGAVTPLGSDVETFWNNIKAGKSGIKQLDAEKFAGIASQIGGTATGFEPEKYLDKKDIERYDLYSQFAYGAAVEAMEQANLNKETVNPERVGIYIGSGIGGVNTLLDNHEKLLDKGPRRVSPFMVPMMISNMATGIVSIKTGFTGPSFAPVSACATGNHAIGEAFLNIKHGYSDAMLAGGAEASITPFAYAGFTKMRAMSTQNDTPETASSPFDTNRDGFVMSEGAGILVLEELEHAQNRGAVILGEVVGYGSTTDAHHITSPNYLGPAKAMKLAMQMADWEADDVDYINAHATSTPEGDKTETKAIKEVFGDKAHDLLISATKSMTGHLFGAAGGVEAIITLKALQDGIVPPTINYRDADPECDLTYVPNESVSKDMTQALSNGFGFGGHNAVLALRKWKG, from the coding sequence TTGAATAGACGTGTCGTAGTTACGGGATATGGTGCTGTCACACCGCTTGGTTCGGATGTGGAGACATTTTGGAATAACATAAAAGCAGGGAAATCCGGCATTAAGCAATTAGATGCAGAGAAATTCGCAGGAATTGCGTCACAAATTGGCGGAACAGCAACTGGGTTTGAACCAGAGAAATACCTCGATAAAAAAGATATTGAAAGGTACGATTTATATAGCCAGTTTGCTTATGGAGCAGCAGTTGAAGCGATGGAGCAGGCTAATTTAAACAAAGAAACAGTAAATCCAGAACGAGTAGGGATTTATATTGGGTCTGGAATCGGCGGGGTCAATACGCTTTTAGACAATCACGAAAAGCTTTTGGATAAAGGACCGCGCCGTGTGTCGCCATTTATGGTACCGATGATGATTAGCAATATGGCAACAGGAATTGTTTCTATTAAAACAGGCTTTACTGGACCTAGCTTTGCTCCTGTTTCTGCTTGTGCTACAGGTAACCATGCGATTGGGGAAGCATTCCTGAATATTAAGCATGGCTACTCCGATGCGATGCTTGCTGGCGGAGCTGAAGCATCCATTACACCATTTGCTTATGCTGGTTTCACAAAGATGCGTGCAATGAGCACACAAAACGATACACCAGAAACAGCGAGTTCACCATTTGATACAAACCGTGATGGTTTCGTTATGTCTGAAGGTGCCGGTATTTTAGTACTGGAAGAACTTGAGCATGCGCAAAATCGCGGTGCAGTTATCCTTGGAGAAGTTGTCGGATATGGATCGACAACAGACGCTCATCATATTACATCTCCAAACTACTTAGGACCTGCAAAAGCAATGAAGCTGGCGATGCAAATGGCAGATTGGGAAGCAGATGATGTTGATTATATCAATGCGCACGCTACGAGCACACCAGAAGGTGACAAAACGGAAACAAAAGCCATTAAAGAAGTATTCGGTGACAAAGCACATGACTTACTGATTAGTGCTACCAAGTCTATGACGGGTCATTTGTTTGGCGCAGCTGGCGGAGTGGAAGCGATTATTACACTAAAAGCACTGCAAGATGGCATCGTTCCTCCGACAATTAATTACCGAGATGCCGATCCGGAATGTGATTTAACATATGTGCCGAATGAATCGGTCAGCAAAGATATGACACAGGCTTTGTCTAATGGATTCGGTTTTGGCGGTCATAATGCGGTGCTGGCACTGCGCAAGTGGAAAGGGTAG
- the speD gene encoding adenosylmethionine decarboxylase has product MDTMGRHVIAELWDCNTETLNDMQQIEQIFVDAALKSGAEVREVAFHKFAPHGVSGVVIISESHLTIHSFPEHGYASIDVYTCGNIIDPNVATDYIIDALEAKTCEKAELPRGMGPVAVQPKSR; this is encoded by the coding sequence TTGGATACAATGGGAAGACATGTAATTGCAGAACTATGGGATTGCAATACTGAAACGTTGAACGATATGCAGCAGATTGAACAAATCTTTGTTGATGCTGCACTGAAGTCAGGTGCTGAAGTACGGGAAGTCGCTTTCCACAAATTTGCGCCGCATGGCGTAAGCGGAGTGGTTATTATCTCGGAATCACATTTGACAATCCATAGTTTTCCAGAACATGGTTATGCGAGCATTGATGTTTACACTTGCGGTAACATCATTGATCCGAACGTAGCTACTGATTATATCATTGACGCACTTGAAGCTAAAACATGTGAGAAAGCCGAGCTTCCGCGGGGCATGGGTCCTGTGGCAGTGCAGCCGAAATCACGTTAA
- a CDS encoding glyceraldehyde-3-phosphate dehydrogenase produces the protein MTIRIAINGFGRIGRLVCRRAMELPDFEIVAVNASYPAETLAHLLRYDSVHGNVNKEVYADADAIIYDGKKIAVVGERSPELLPWKELGVDVVIEATGKFCSQEAASAHLDAGAKKVVITAPGKDVDATIVMGVNERTYKSDIHHIVSNASCTTNCLAPVVKVLDERFNIKNGLMTTVHSFTNDQKNIDNPHKDLRRARGCTQSIIPTTTGAAKALAEVLPHLKGKLHGMALRVPTPNVSLVDLVVDVEASVTAEQVNDAFRTAAQTDMRGIISYNEEPLVSIDYTTTEQSATIDGLSTIVMEENKIKVIAWYDNEWGYSCRVVDLAKLVGNGVREANSAEVI, from the coding sequence ATGACAATACGTATCGCGATTAATGGGTTTGGCAGAATTGGAAGATTGGTTTGCAGACGAGCAATGGAGCTGCCTGATTTCGAGATTGTGGCGGTGAATGCCTCCTACCCGGCAGAAACTTTGGCTCATCTGCTGCGTTATGACAGTGTTCACGGTAATGTAAATAAAGAGGTCTATGCAGACGCAGATGCCATTATATATGATGGTAAAAAAATCGCTGTAGTAGGAGAACGCAGCCCGGAACTGCTTCCATGGAAAGAACTTGGGGTGGACGTTGTCATCGAAGCTACAGGTAAGTTCTGTTCTCAAGAAGCTGCATCTGCACATCTGGATGCTGGCGCGAAGAAGGTTGTCATTACAGCTCCTGGTAAAGATGTGGACGCAACAATTGTTATGGGTGTAAACGAGCGGACATATAAAAGCGATATCCATCACATCGTTTCCAATGCTTCCTGCACGACAAATTGCCTCGCACCAGTTGTCAAAGTACTCGATGAACGTTTCAACATTAAAAATGGGTTAATGACGACGGTGCACTCCTTTACAAATGATCAAAAAAATATCGACAATCCGCACAAAGATCTGCGCCGGGCGAGAGGCTGTACGCAGTCCATCATACCGACTACCACGGGTGCAGCTAAAGCACTTGCAGAAGTACTTCCGCATTTGAAAGGCAAACTGCATGGTATGGCTTTACGTGTGCCGACTCCGAATGTATCACTTGTAGACTTGGTAGTAGATGTAGAAGCGTCTGTTACGGCGGAGCAAGTGAATGATGCTTTCCGGACAGCTGCTCAGACGGATATGCGCGGTATTATTTCTTACAATGAAGAGCCGCTTGTATCCATTGATTACACAACCACAGAACAGTCGGCAACCATTGATGGATTGTCTACTATTGTTATGGAAGAAAACAAGATAAAGGTTATTGCTTGGTATGATAACGAATGGGGTTATTCGTGTCGTGTAGTCGATCTGGCGAAATTAGTCGGTAACGGCGTAAGAGAAGCGAATAGCGCAGAAGTTATATAA
- the coaE gene encoding dephospho-CoA kinase (Dephospho-CoA kinase (CoaE) performs the final step in coenzyme A biosynthesis.): MSLVIGLTGGIASGKSTVSDLFREYNIPVVDADVVAREAVEPGEPALRAIIESFGEDILLQDGTLNRPKLGSIIFQDEKKRELLNNIVHPVVRERMTAERDRLKKTYPAVVLDIPLLFEGKQLQLVDKVVVVHVDSSVQLERLMQRNELTEQAALDRINSQMSLDQKASKADAVIDNNGTRKQTRDQLEKLLTAWEMIDK, encoded by the coding sequence ATGAGCTTGGTGATTGGATTAACTGGGGGCATTGCATCCGGGAAAAGCACCGTCAGTGACTTGTTTAGAGAATACAACATTCCAGTGGTTGATGCTGATGTTGTGGCACGGGAAGCAGTAGAACCCGGTGAGCCAGCTTTAAGAGCAATCATTGAAAGTTTTGGGGAGGATATTCTGCTCCAAGACGGAACACTTAACCGCCCAAAGCTTGGCAGCATTATCTTCCAAGATGAGAAAAAACGAGAGCTGCTGAATAATATTGTGCACCCTGTTGTGAGAGAGAGAATGACAGCAGAACGTGACCGGCTGAAAAAAACTTATCCAGCTGTTGTGCTGGATATTCCGCTGCTTTTCGAAGGCAAGCAGCTGCAGCTAGTCGATAAAGTGGTTGTTGTTCATGTCGATTCATCCGTCCAGCTGGAACGGCTTATGCAGCGAAATGAATTAACGGAGCAAGCAGCACTGGATCGAATCAACAGTCAGATGTCGTTAGATCAGAAAGCGAGCAAAGCGGATGCTGTCATTGACAATAATGGCACCCGTAAGCAGACACGCGACCAGCTTGAAAAGCTCCTAACTGCTTGGGAAATGATAGACAAGTAA
- the mutM gene encoding DNA-formamidopyrimidine glycosylase — protein sequence MPELPEVETARRTLEQLIVGKTIADITVRWHKIIKFDEGTDAFIERLKGQTFRSVGRKGKFLLFYLDGDVIVSHLRMEGKFSVKPETEPDDKHTHVIFQLTNGEQLRYNDVRKFGTMHLFNEGQENDAPPLTLVGPEPFDESFTLDYFKEKVQKSSRMIKNILLDQTVVAGLGNIYVDETLFKAGVHPERRGSSITDMELVRIQQAAAETLLEAVEKGGSTIRSYVNSQGKIGSFQNELQVYSQQGTPCPNCGREIIKIKVGGRGTHLCTSCQQ from the coding sequence ATGCCGGAATTACCAGAGGTTGAAACAGCAAGAAGAACATTGGAACAGCTGATCGTCGGCAAAACAATTGCTGATATTACTGTCCGCTGGCATAAAATTATTAAATTTGATGAAGGCACAGATGCTTTTATCGAACGATTGAAAGGACAGACGTTTCGATCTGTCGGGCGGAAAGGGAAGTTTCTTTTATTCTATTTAGATGGAGATGTTATTGTCTCTCACTTGCGAATGGAAGGGAAGTTCTCGGTAAAGCCGGAAACAGAGCCAGACGATAAGCATACGCATGTTATTTTTCAGCTGACAAATGGGGAACAGCTGCGTTATAACGACGTGCGCAAGTTTGGTACAATGCATTTGTTTAACGAAGGACAGGAAAACGACGCACCGCCGTTAACGTTAGTTGGCCCGGAGCCTTTTGATGAATCTTTTACACTGGACTATTTCAAAGAAAAAGTACAAAAAAGCAGCCGGATGATCAAAAATATTCTGCTTGATCAAACAGTTGTAGCCGGCTTGGGTAATATTTACGTGGATGAAACATTATTCAAAGCGGGTGTTCATCCAGAACGACGCGGCTCTTCCATAACCGATATGGAATTGGTCCGGATTCAGCAAGCAGCTGCAGAAACACTGCTCGAAGCAGTCGAAAAAGGCGGCAGCACGATTCGCAGCTATGTGAACAGCCAAGGAAAAATTGGGTCGTTCCAGAACGAGCTGCAAGTTTACAGCCAGCAAGGTACACCATGCCCGAATTGCGGCCGGGAAATTATAAAGATAAAAGTAGGCGGCAGAGGAACGCATCTCTGTACTTCTTGTCAGCAGTAA